A window from Mycolicibacterium tokaiense encodes these proteins:
- a CDS encoding helix-turn-helix domain-containing protein yields MSDEHDRDALPPLLTRVEAAALLRISTATLDKRLRDGSLASRKIGGLVRIRREDVLALIFGEAAS; encoded by the coding sequence GTGTCCGACGAACACGATCGTGATGCGCTGCCGCCACTCCTCACCCGCGTGGAAGCCGCAGCGCTGCTGCGCATCTCCACGGCCACGCTAGATAAGCGCCTCCGAGACGGCTCGCTGGCCAGCCGCAAGATCGGCGGTCTGGTGCGAATCCGGCGGGAGGATGTCCTCGCCCTGATCTTTGGAGAGGCGGCATCGTGA